In one window of Musa acuminata AAA Group cultivar baxijiao chromosome BXJ3-2, Cavendish_Baxijiao_AAA, whole genome shotgun sequence DNA:
- the LOC135631180 gene encoding ATP synthase subunit epsilon, mitochondrial-like, whose product MASTAAAVPFWRAAGMTYITYSNICASLVRGCLKEPYRSEAVAREKVHFIVSKWADGKPEKPSIRSDSPEA is encoded by the exons aTGGCGAGCACAGCGGCGGCGGTGCCGTTCTGGAGGGCGGCGGGAATGACGTACATCACCTACTCCAACATCTGCGCCTCCCTCGTGCGGGGCTGCCTCAAGGAGCCCTACCGATCGGAGGCCGTCGCCCGGGAGAAGGTCCACTTCATCGTCTCCAAGTGGGCCGACGGCAAGCCCGAGAAGCCCT CCATCCGTTCCGATTCACCTGAAGCATGA
- the LOC103972311 gene encoding uncharacterized protein LOC103972311 → MAGAGMHPYHQQWVPPPAPAVAPPVPVDTPNRPPADEIRTVFITGLPGDVKERELHNLLRWLPGFEASQINFKAEQPMGFALFSTAQHAMAAKDALQDLEFDVEMKSALHTEMAKKNLFVKRGVASESSSIDQSKRLRTGGDYTHAGYAAPPFHPQPTPVWGNPGGYIAPHPPPPYDPYGGYQVPQVAMTTPPPLPASSRYAPVQNNKDNPPCNTLFIGNLGENVNEEEVRGLFSVQPGFKQMKILRQERNTVCFIEFEDLNSATTVHQNLQGAVLTSSGRGGMRIQFSKNPFGRRKDFINGAASEPNGAPTYQQ, encoded by the exons ATGGCGGGCGCCGGCATGCACCCCTACCACCAGCAGTGGGTGCCTCCACCCGCTCCAGCTGTCGCGCCTCCCGTCCCCGTCGATACCCCCAACCGCCCTCCCGCTGACGAG ATTCGGACGGTCTTCATCACGGGCCTCCCCGGGGACGTGAAGGAGAGGGAGCTCCACAACCTGCTGAGGTGGTTGCCTGGCTTCGAGGCGTCACAGATCAACTTCAAGGCGGAGCAGCCCATGGGGTTCGCCCTCTTCTCCACGGCGCAGCATGCCATGGCCGCCAAAGACGCGCTTCAG GACTTGGAGTTTGACGTTGAGATGAAGTCCGCCCTCCACACAGAGATGGCAAAGAAGAACCTTTTTGTCAAAAGAG GTGTGGCATCTGAGTCGAGTTCAATCGATCAAAGTAAACGTCTACGGACTGGTGGAGATTATACTCATGCAGGCTATGCAGCTCCACCATTTCATCCACAACCAACTCCTGTTTGGGGAAATCCAGG TGGCTATATTGCCCCACATCCACCTCCACCATATGACCCATATGGAGGTTATCAAGTACCTCAGGTAGCCATGACCACCCCTCCTCCCCTGCCAGCTTCCAGTCGTTATGCCCCCGTTCAG AATAATAAAGATAATCCTCCATGCAATACTCTCTTCATTGGAAATCTTGGTGAAAATGTAAATGAGGAAGAAGTCAGAGGCCTtttcagtgt TCAACCTGGTTTCAAGCAAATGAAAATCTTGCGGCAGGAGAGAAATACAGTTTGCTTCATTGAGTTTGAG GATCTGAATAGTGCTACGACTGTTCATCAGAATCTGCAGGGTGCGGTTCTTACTAGTTCTGGCCGCGGTGGCATGCGAATTCA ATTTTCAAAGAACCCTTTTGGGCGACGGAAGGACTTCATCAATGGTGCTGCATCGGAACCTAACGGAGCTCCTACTTACCAGCAGTGA
- the LOC103972339 gene encoding protein SMAX1-like gives MRGGLSAILQTLTPEAASVLTRSVEEAARRKHGQTTPLHVAATLVAAPSGLLRRACVSSLSDTVHPLRCRALDLCFSVALDRLPCSSSSSSGGGGGGGADSTAEPPMSNALKAALKRAQAHQRRGCPEQQQTPLLAVKVELAQLVISILDDPSVSRVMREASFSSTAVKAVVEQSLSSSSSSSSTTAPASTFTSPASPALFASSLGGGLSHNLSIHASPARNLYMNPRFYQHRHSSGATAGGGLEEPRREEVKRVMDILLRSEKRNPVLVGDSHPDAVMKEVLQKIESGDAPPPLQTAQVVSFAKQLATAAVASDLSWIPAWIRELGASIETEMSRGHGVVLDLGDLSWLVESPGGASIASAGPQTRQIVCEVGRVVVAEMGKLVKSFEDHGRLWLVGTATSATYLRCQVYYPAMENDWDLQVLPIASRPRIFPKLGVIGNLSSSAAAAITRSQPPDGADSSGKILCSVCMESYKHQLARLVTEEIKKSPSKVEDNKALPKWLQLAKLSNGGGTKPSTSLLQAKEEEQELMGKQSTEELLKKWQDTCSRLHPSLSHTVLLGSPQPDSDLTLFRNLVHRRKIMLNASSEQPCSLPRSPVKTDLVLGNSRASNALLEKTHAERVKDFTECTQDGFSIQQRAKVTGISEKDAFKRLLKGLTEKVGWQQEAASAIATALMHSKPENWKRPGGGAKGDTWLLLIGPDKVGKRTMATALSETLFGTAPTMVRFSGTSTCSNGDDGESNMVSRGRTPMDRVSEAVRRNPFSVVVLEDIDQADGVVQGGIKRAMERGRLLDSYGREVSLGSVIFVLTSSWLPEELKSRHESLILLEEKILHSVGHGWQLELSAEKNPGKRCADWLGNGDQPTKLRKQSSCGVGISLDLNLAVAMEDAAGEGSWNSSDLTTEHEHENGRLAVKCSTSSSASRWMELVENTIMFNPVDFSPLRRTVSDSISTKFATVMGDGCSIKVDEDAVDRIVAGAWLAGAAFDEWSERVLIPNLRQLKCNLQADDGVVVVRLSVVKGGPAKSPGDREWLPTSVAIAVDGLWTT, from the exons atgagGGGAGGGCTGAGCGCAATCCTGCAGACGCTGACGCCGGAGGCGGCGAGCGTTCTGACCCGCTCTGTCGAGGAGGCAGCGCGGCGGAAGCACGGGCAGACCACCCCTCTCCACGTGGCTGCCACCCTTGTCGCTGCCCCCTCCGGTCTACTCCGGCGGGCCTGCGTCAGCTCACTCTCTGACACGGTCCACCCTCTCCGATGTCGCGCCCTCGATCTCTGCTTCTCCGTTGCCCTGGACCGCCTCCCttgctcctcatcctcctcctcaggcgggggcggcggcggcggcgccgacTCGACTGCTGAGCCGCCGATGTCTAACGCGCTCAAGGCGGCGCTCAAGCGTGCCCAGGCGCACCAGCGCCGTGGATGCCCGGAGCAGCAGCAGACGCCGCTCCTCGCTGTCAAGGTCGAGCTCGCGCAGCTCGTCATCTCCATTCTCGACGACCCCTCCGTCAGCCGCGTTATGCGCGAGGCCAGCTTCTCTTCCACCGCTGTGAAGGCTGTCGTCGAGCAATCCCTGTCCTCTTCCTCGTcatcctcctccaccaccgcccCCGCTTCAACCTTCACttcccctgcttcccctgctctCTTCGCTTCCTCCCTCGGCGGCGGTCTCAGTCACAATTTAAGCATCCACGCCTCCCCCGCCCGCAACCTCTACATGAATCCCCGCTTCTACCAGCACCGACACAGCAGTGGCGCCACCGCCGGAGGTGGCCTAGAGGAACCCCGGAGAGAGGAGGTGAAGCGGGTGATGGACATTCTGCTGAGATCCGAGAAACGGAATCCGGTCCTTGTCGGTGACTCGCATCCGGACGCAGTCATGAAGGAGGTACTACAGAAGATCGAATCTGGCGACGCCCCGCCGCCACTCCAAACAGCCCAAGTCGTCTCCTTCGCGAAGCAACTGGCCACAGCCGCCGTAGCTAGCGACCTGTCCTGGATCCCCGCATGGATCAGAGAGTTGGGCGCCTCCATCGAGACCGAGATGAGCCGGGGCCATGGCGTGGTTCTTGATCTCGGAGACCTCAGTTGGCTGGTGGAGAGCCCCGGCGGGGCTTCAATAGCTTCGGCTGGGCCTCAGACGAGGCAGATCGTTTGCGAGGTCGGCCGTGTGGTGGTGGCGGAGATGGGGAAGCTTGTGAAGAGTTTTGAAGACCACGGTCGGCTGTGGCTGGTTGGCACGGCGACGAGCGCGACGTACCTCCGGTGCCAGGTCTACTACCCGGCGATGGAGAATGATTGGGATCTGCAGGTGCTGCCGATCGCTTCACGGCCGCGTATATTCCCAAA GCTTGGGGTCATTGGTAATCTTAGCAGCTCCGCTGCCGCTGCTATAACCAGAAGTCAACCTCCCGATGGCGCAGATTCTTCAGGTAAAATCCTGTGCTCTGTCTGCATGGAGAGCTACAAGCATCAACTGGCCAGGCTTGTCACCGAGGAAATCAAGAAATCGCCTTCCAAGGTTGAAGACAACAAGGCATTGCCGAAGTGGCTGCAGCTTGCTAAGCTTAGCAATGGAGGTGGCACGAAACCATCAACTAGTCTTCTTCAG GCGAAGGAAGAGGAACAAGAGCTGATGGGGAAGCAGAGCACGGAGGAGCTGCTCAAGAAATGGCAGGACACGTGCTCTCGCCTTCACCCCAGCCTCTCTCATacggtgctcctcggctctccccaGCCTGATTCGGACTTAACACTGTTTCGAAACCTCGTCCACCGGAGAAAGATTATGCTGAACGCATCAAGTGAGCAGCCATGTAGCCTTCCTCGGAGCCCGGTGAAGACTGATCTGGTCCTCGGGAACTCGAGAGCCTCAAACGCTCTGTTGGAGAAGACCCATGCAGAGCGCGTCAAGGACTTCACTGAGTGCACGCAGGATGGATTCTCGATCCAGCAGAGGGCCAAAGTCACCGGCATCTCGGAGAAAGATGCCTTCAAGCGGCTGTTGAAGGGGCTCACCGAGAAGGTTGGCTGGCAACAGGAAGCAGCTTCCGCCATTGCTACTGCTCTGATGCACTCCAAACCCGAGAACTGGAAGCGGCCAGGCGGCGGTGCTAAAGGCGACACTTGGCTTCTTCTCATCGGCCCCGACAAGGTTGGTAAGAGGACGATGGCCACCGCGCTGTCGGAGACCTTATTCGGGACTGCCCCGACCATGGTTCGTTTCAGTGGCACTTCAACATGCTCTAATGGAGATGATGGAGAGTCGAACATGGTCTCGCGTGGAAGGACTCCGATGGATCGTGTGTCGGAGGCTGTGCGCCGGAACCCGTTCTCGGTGGTCGTGCTCGAGGATATAGATCAGGCAGATGGGGTCGTGCAGGGAGGCATCAAGCGGGCCATGGAACGGGGTCGACTGCTCGACTCGTACGGCCGGGAGGTCAGCTTGGGGAGTGTCATCTTCGTCCTCACTTCGAGTTGGTTGCCGGAAGAGCTCAAGAGCCGCCATGAATCCCTCATCCTTCTAGAGGAGAAGATCTTGCACTCCGTCGGTCATGGGTGGCAACTGGAGCTCTCAGCTGAGAAGAACCCCGGAAAGCGTTGTGCCGATTGGCTCGGCAATGGTGATCAACCAACGAAACTGAGGAAGCAGTCGTCGTGTGGCGTAGGCATATCGCTGGACTTGAACTTGGCAGTAGCCATGGAGGACGCAGCCGGAGAGGGCTCATGGAACTCAAGCGACCTCACCACCGAGCACGAACATGAGAATGGAAGGCTGGCCGTCAAGTGTTCGACGTCGTCCTCTGCCTCCCGATGGATGGAATTGGTGGAGAATACCATAATGTTCAATCCTGTGGACTTCAGCCCTCTGAGAAGGACCGTATCAGACTCAATATCGACGAAATTTGCCACCGTAATGGGCGACGGATGCTCCATAAAGGTCGACGAGGACGCCGTCGACCGGATCGTCGCGGGCGCATGGCTCGCGGGAGCAGCATTCGACGAATGGTCCGAAAGGGTGCTAATACCCAACTTGAGGCAACTGAAATGTAATCTGCAAGCAGACGACGGCGTGGTGGTCGTCAGGCTATCGGTGGTGAAAGGGGGCCCAGCAAAGAGTCCCGGCGACCGTGAGTGGCTGCCGACGTCGGTGGCAATTGCCGTCGATGGGTTGTGGACAACATGA
- the LOC103972302 gene encoding uncharacterized protein LOC103972302 — MASTKVQRIMTQPINLIFRFLQSKARIQIWLFEQKDLRIEGRIIGFDEYMNLVLEEAEEVNVKKKTRKPLGRILLKGDNITLMMNTGK; from the exons ATGGCGTCCACCAAAGTCCAGCGGATTATGACCCAGCCTATC AATCTCATATTCAGGTTCCTCCAAAGC AAAGCTCGCATCCAGATATGGCTCTTTGAGCAGAAGGATTTGAGGATCGAGGGGCGTATCATA GGCTTTGATGAATACATGAATTTGGTCCTGGAAGAAGCTGAAGAAGTTAATGTTAAGAAGAAAACAAGAAAGCCACTGG GGAGGATTCTGTTGAAGGGAGACAACATAACCTTGATGATGAATAC GGGTAAATGA